GGCTCATCAACCCCCGATTGTCCCCAAGACCAAACCTCACAATTCGAAAAAACTTCTCGGGGTTCCCACCATTTTACAAAGGCGATGTTTCTACTGGGATACACTAAAGCCACAAGCGGTAGGGCGAGAGAACTTTCTGTAACAAAACGTATGTAATCCTTTATACTGCTCCAGTTGACAAGAGTCGCCGGCCAGCGAAGTGTCAATCCTGGTTTACCAAACCAGTCATTCCGGCTCTCTACAACTTTCAATGTTTCCACTGGCAAGGCAAGCAAACAGTCTTCATCAACGTTCAAAACGGCAAAATCTCTGAAAGACAGAGTTTTCGTTTCATTTTTTGAGAGGTTCGTGATGCCGATCTCCACTTCGACAATAGGGGAACCCTCCCTCACCCTTACCCAACATTCGGTCAAGGTTTTCCTAAACAAATCCCGGCCTGAGAGTAACACCTCTGCAAAATCTTCTTCTTGCCGGGTCAAAGTAAAAGAAAGGTCAAAGGGCTGGCGATCACGATCGTTCCAGGGCAGGGAAAGATAGTAACCACCAAACTCTACAACGTGCAAACCATTTGGTAAAATCATAGGTTTTGGGACCAACTCCTGATAGAAAAAGGATCCAGATTCTTCGCCTTTAAAGAGATAGGAAGACAGGACTCGACCCCGATTGGGGATAATAGTCACTTCCATAAGCTCATTTTCCACCTTGATCACTTCTGGATGCGTTTTCGTGGTAGCCAGCTCCGCCACGGGTAACACGTATACACCTTCCAAAACCTTTGCCACAACTTTAGCCCATCCTATAGAAAGGAAACCCATCACAAAGGCAACCATGCTCACCAAAAGCACCAGCACAAATCTTCTTTTCACAGGCCAATCCTCCTTTCTCGGTTTTAAAATACATAACCATTATTGAATTTATCACTCTTTCACCGCCCCAGCAGTAAACCCTTTAATAAAATACCCAGAAATGGGAACAAAAAGAAGAAACACCGGCAGCATAATCAAAATAGCACCGGCAAGGAGAGGGCCCCATTCTATATACTGCTCGGCAGCAAAGGTCGCCAAACCAAGTGGGCCTGTCTTTTTCAGATTGCTATTAATCAGCACTAAGGCAAACATATATTCACCCCAAGCAGTAATGAAGGAGTAAGCCCCCGCTGTTACAAGACCTGGAGCCGCGAGCGGTAAAATAATGCGCCCAAAAATGACAGTTGAACTCGCTCCATCTATGCTTGCCGACTCTTCGATATCTCGAGGAATGCTGTCAAAAAAGGAAACAAGGAGCCAGGCACAAAAAGGAACGGCTAAGGCAGTATACACAATAACCAGCGAAACAAGGTTATCGTAGAGCCCAAGTGATGCGAATGCCTTATAAAGTGGAACAAGGAGTATAACAGTAGGAAAAACGTATAGAAGGAGCAACAACCGAGTAGTAAAACCCCTTTTGAGTCTCGTATTCCGAGAAATCGAATACCCACTAATTGAGGCCACCACTAAAGTGCACAGCGCTGTAGCCAAAGAGACGACAAAACTATTGTAGAGAAATCGCGAGAAATCCCGTACAGGCGTTCGCGCAAAAACGAGTGTTCTGTAATTCCTGAGCGTAAAATCCTTGGGCAGCAAAGTTGCCCTCAACATGATTTCCCTCATTGACTTAAAAGACGAGAGAAAAATATATAAAAAGGGCCAAACCATAAGCACGACAACGACGATAACCAACATGATAGCAATAAGATCATTTAAGACTTTGAGTTTTTTCAATGCTCGCATCCTCCCAATTGAGCAGCACCATCAATAATCCGTATAACGTTATACGGAGGCACATTCAGCCGAACACCGTGAATGAGAACCAATACGCAACTTCCATGTTGACCAAAGATAGCCATTCTTTTTTGCTCATAATGTTCTTTTCTCCGAAAATAGCTTAGAATGCTCTTTATCCTCCAAAAGCACCACATACAGCCAAAAAACCAAATTAGGGGATCACAAATTATCGCATGGCCTATATCTCTCCTG
This genomic interval from Atribacterota bacterium contains the following:
- a CDS encoding carbohydrate ABC transporter permease, with amino-acid sequence MRALKKLKVLNDLIAIMLVIVVVVLMVWPFLYIFLSSFKSMREIMLRATLLPKDFTLRNYRTLVFARTPVRDFSRFLYNSFVVSLATALCTLVVASISGYSISRNTRLKRGFTTRLLLLLYVFPTVILLVPLYKAFASLGLYDNLVSLVIVYTALAVPFCAWLLVSFFDSIPRDIEESASIDGASSTVIFGRIILPLAAPGLVTAGAYSFITAWGEYMFALVLINSNLKKTGPLGLATFAAEQYIEWGPLLAGAILIMLPVFLLFVPISGYFIKGFTAGAVKE